TCGTCACGCTGGGAATATTCAACGCCTGATACGTGCAAATGGGCCGAGCGAAAATCAATTAAACACCCGCAATCTTTCGCTTCTGTTCAAATGGAAAGTAGGAGGCGATGATTAGGTCGAATTTTTTGCCGCGATCGTTGCAGGTAATAGATCGTAATGCTAGATATACGCTAAggaaaaaaagttgataaaaCGGCCGATAAGCTTTTCAGTCGACTCGATAAGCGATAAAGGAATTTTTATCACTTAACATGATTAACAGCGAgtcgttaaatttttttactgcaGACGCGAAGAAAATCTTTACGTTTCCACGTATACAGTGTTTGTTTTCACGCTTTTTACGTGCAGCAATGCCATAACTTATTTACGGCGTTACTTTCTTCTCTCAGGTTTCTATTTTACGTCAAAAAGAAAAGCCTGACACGCAACTGTCGGCTCGGGAGTAACAAATCAATACTTTGAAATGAGCGATGTCCCTTATAATTGTTTCGCCGCAATAAAACGGTTTTCAATATAGCGGACTCGAATCGAAACTCATTTCCCGACACCATATAGGCTGCACCACGACAATCCACTCGAAAGCACAGCAAAGATTCGAGTCACGAAGGGCAAAACAAACCCTCTTAACGAACCGAAAAATCCCGGAAACGCCCAGAGCGCCAGAATATCTCGCGCCTCGTAATAGGGGCAGCAGAGAGACGCCAAGCTCGTCATCGTAAATCAGCTGATCGGCTGCGCTCTCAGAGTCAATAATCCCGTCCGCTATATCCAGTTCTGCGACGTggccgtcgcgcgcgcgcgcatcagcCAGATAAGATTCGCTGCGCTGATTTAGCCGCGCCGCCGGAGTAGCTGATGCGGACTCCCGTATTTATTGATTGCCGTACCGGGCCGCATCGGGTAAATCGAGCGGAGTAGGCAGTCTGCTCCGATGTGCGCGGAACTTCAAAAATAGCTCCTCCGGCAAGTGCGGAGGAGACGTGGTGTGCTGCCAAacctgtctctctcgctcacttaCTCGCTGGGGGGCTTTCTTTTTGTGCGAGGGATCCGGACTAAGAAGTGAATGATTTATTGATTGAGAATCGATGAGTTGGCGATAATGTTTTTCTGGGGCGATTTGATTCTCCCTCGCGTTTCGAGTAGTAGTAGGTCGAGAAAAGGCAGTTTTTTCATTAGCGCCGAGAGGATTCTCTAATATCGCGCGGGTTCTGGAATTCCGATGTCGGCACTGATGATACTCCCGCGGTGTCGCGTTTCGCTTCGCTAGCGAATTTAGTGCTGAGGATTTAAAAATGTACGTCAGGTGCAGTCGTAAATTGGAGAACGTTGAAACAATTCAAACTTTTAATCGCCGCGAGCGCAAGAAAGGAACGTGCAGCCTTGTCAAAAATAGAATAAGATCCGTATCAAACACTTCGGGGGCGAAGTGAGCTCGAAACTACATCAGCGGCGCAGTATAGCGTCTATATTAATAGAGACAGATAGCTCGTGGCTCGAACGGCGAAAGACGATCAATTCCGATGTAACAAAGTTAGTTTTTCATTCCTTATCCAGCTCTAATAGTCCGGCAGTAGCTGCATCGATTTTACCCTGCAGTTAATAGCGCTATATAACACCTGAAATTACTCTCGGCTCGCAGGCCAGTTCtggttacacacacacacacacacacacacacacacacacacacggtgCAGTAAAAGTTTCTGAGCTAGATTCAAAATAACTCGACTCGACCCAGTTGAAGTTTTCTCGTCCGCGTGTATTATGATATGAAAATCCAAAAAGAATACGCAAACTGTTGAGTTTCCTCGTTCCTCAGCCGCGTCTCCCCCCTTGCGGCTCGTTACGCATCAATTACAGCTCGGCGCAGCAATCGCCGGGGCCAAGTaccttctctcttctcttttccctGTATACGCGAGTCTCGTCGTTCATTGAAATTTCCATTCAGCGGCAGCGGGAGACAAAAGAAAGCGTAGTATAGTGGCTCTGGCAGACACACGCACGTTTTCCCCGATATATTGcacggcggcgacggcggcgcgaGAACCACCCCCTAGCTAGAGCGCAGACAGAGAGTGTCAACGAACTatcgattcgcgcgcgctcgccttaTCGTGTACGATGCCGCTGCTTTCTCCGTTCATACAACGCTGGTGGGAGCATTGTAAACACAGAGCGGCGCAGTTTCTCAGATATGGAGATGAGGTGAGCTAAGAGGCTCGCGTACGTCGCGGTTGCGTAACTCCAGGTGTAGGTGTGGCTGCAGTGCCGAGCCGCCGGCGGTCGATGTGCCGAAACGTGAATGGAAAAATTGTTCTGTAGAGgcgatgtaaaaaaaatttctccgAACAGATTTTCTTTCCTGCAACACTCGAGAACAATAAACGCCGTAAGCATAACCGTCCACCGGTAAGCAgctaaagataaaaaaaaacagcaagAAAAAGTCCATCCACGCACAGGGCGCCACGCATGCGTAAACACAGCTCTGTACATAATACCAGCTCCTCCGGTATACGCTGAATCGCAGGGGGGAGCCCACTGCTGCACGCGTGGGTGGAAATTCAGAGACGGGCTTATCGCTGCGCGCCGTTTTTCCTGCGCGTAAGTGTACAGACAGTGACCGCCGCGGTGCGCGCGTGGTTACAACGTAGGCCGATCGTCCACGGTCTAATTCACATTTGCAAATGACCGGCAGCTTATACACCGGAAACGCTCGCACCTGTCCCGAGCCGACACTTTGCTGCTGCTTGGCTGTGCGTGTTTTTCTTTCCTAAAAGGCCCGAggtgtatactgtatacagCTGGGCGTTGGGCGATGGAGTATCGTGTGTAATTGTTGGCTATTCTctttgttttgttttctttttttttggctCGGGGGGATCGGAACTGCGCACTGTGTGACGCAATCAAGTGACCGTGAGTTATTTGGGGGAATCATTATCGGATTTCGCTTGTACgcgtaaatgtaaaagttggaCGAGTGAAAATAGAGTTCTTGGATAATTTGAATGgatttcactttttttacgTAACGCACTTCGCCGAGGTGCGAATCCAGCGCATGCCAGACTAATTGGATTAAATTCTTACATACATCTTATTATCCAACGAGGAAGTGCACGGGCGTGTATGGTTTTCGGTTGCGTGACGGTGAATCAAAATACATAGGcgtatattatttaaaataatagggGGTCGTCGAAACCGAGTATATGCCCCCTTTCAGTATACTCCTGAGCAATTTCAAAACAAATTAGTATGCGGAGTGTAGAGCTCGAGAGGTCAAACACTTGAGCGCGAACATTACGGAGTGTACACAACggtacatattttaaattcaaaacaacATTTTGCGTCTGCGGTGCTTTGCGCAATTGTGTGAGCCTATGGGGCAATATACGCTGACGGTTCGTTTGTTATTTTATTGCCGCATGGCTTATTGAGTATGTATAGAGCTATTACGAGCTATACGAAAATTAATTGACTTTCTCGCATTGGCGAACGGACGTAACCTTTGTCATCGCTAAAATGAACGTTTTACCGTTCGTTTTACTGCTTTTGAGCTTGAACAACGTGCGCAGGTACATGAACATTTGCAAAAACACGTGGTTAAATTGTGAAAGTTGTGATTACTCTATTCGTCTTACAAACAAGTTTTTATAACTTGACTCTTTACACCCAAGACAGCCATCAATTTAACTGCACGAAAAAACTATTCCCACTCACATATCTCAACGCTCGATTAATCCGAACAAATCCtcgacgtctctctctctctctctctctctcaaaccTCCAGAAAATCCAATCACTCGTCGCAGCCGTAAAacctaaaagtaaaaaaaggaaagaaagcGAAAGGGGCCGCACCAAAGAAAGCGAACTAATGAGTCCGACGAAAAATCACGGCTGCGGCGCGTCTCGAAGCTTTTTCACACACGTCGCGTCGCGACGGAAGCTCCTCATAAGCGCGACAGACCGGCAGCTGTCTCAGACGTGGATATGTATGTGTCTGCGTTGAAGATGAGCTTGAAATTCACGCGGTTCGAACACAATATcgaatctattaaaatttaaaaatagattttcCTTTTACCAAAGATCTAAAAAAATACGCGCTTCTAAAAACGTTCAGAAATCCCGATGCAGAACACGAGACAGCGCCGCACGTATACCGAGGCTGAATTAGCGCAATTTTCACGTTCGCGAAACCTCGGCGTGTACGACGTCGTCTTCCAGACCCACGCGAAGCTCTTACACGCGCTAAAGTGCGTCTCGGgggagaaatatttttttcctcccgTTCCGCGATCTCCTCTATATCCGCGACTATGCGTATACTCCTCCGCGTCTATAAATAAACCGAAAATATTCGTCGCAGTAGATAGATTCGAAGGAGGCGCAGAAAGCGTTATCCGTCTCGCTGCGCGAGTTTACGATTGCCATAGGTATATACAGCGTATGGAGCGTGGAGAGTAGAGAGTCAGATTTCCAGTTTTCAAGTGCTGCGGAGGAGCTGCTGAGAGAAAGAAATATTACGAGCTGGTTATGGGGAGAGATGAGAttgcgcgagagcgagtatCTATGAAAAGTCCTGCGgatgtatttttcaatttcaataaaacatACTTGTATAACAGACTATAGATTCCGCTGAAAACAGATATATCGCGAGCGCGCTTGGGGTGGGTGTAAAAATAgccgaaaataatgatttcCACGTGTTCTAGAGCCGTGACTCACGGGCGAAAAATGGATTTTCTATTCTCGACCGTCCCGCACCATTCAGCGATCACATCAACCCGCCTGAAATTCATTCAACATTTTCACCCGACGACAAAATATACTGAAGAGGAGACTAAAAACCGAGTTCCGGCTGCACGCATAAGAACGTAAGCGATGCGCCGCACACGTACAGGCGCCCATAAGTGCCGCCggcacgtacacacacgtgcgcgcacgtATGCATCAGCTTCGCGCGCGTTGAAAAGGCGAATCGCGATTCGTATACATAAGAGCCGAGTAGTAAGCATTCTATAGTACGACGAGCGCGCATACGTAACCCGCATATGCAGTTCCGCCCACGCGCTGTGTGCGGATCGTCACGACGGCGAGGCGACTTGGCGCATATCTGCGGACTGTACTATACTGATGAGAGCTATTTTGTTTGGGTTCGCTCTGTGTCAGCTCTCGCGTGTGGGCTGTGGGAAAATTCAGGGACCTTGGCGTGTATTGCGGGAATGAGGGGAGCCTTAATTCAGCCTTTGCGCTGCAGGAATTTTCGTGTGCTCTTTTATGCATTCGTGCGTAAATGCGTTCGTTTAGCGACAGACAACGAGAGTATACCTTGATTAGCatcgaataaattgaatatacCGATGCTATTTTAGCAACAGGAAGCTCCTCGAGCACAGAGTACGAGCCGAAGCGTGATTCATTTTTAAGTAGCGCCGATTTCCAGAACCAAACACGCCCCAATCATAATAAATCCGCGCGCGGTCGCAACGGCGCGCGGGAAAAATAACAGACCATCAATGAAAACGATTGAAAGCGATCATCAACGTAGTGGGTATACAGAGAGCTGCGGTCTATAATAGTACGCGCGCACCTATATAGTCGACCGGCAGCAGCGGAGATTTAAACACAGTGCGCTGTGCACCGATAATGCCTCTTGCTCCAGATTCCTGATTAGACTATGGATGTTCCGCTCCGCTCCACGGCGATCTCAATTCGTAGGTCTAGATATTCGATGTAAACATTGGCGTAAAGGCATAAAGGGGATCGATTCTGCCGCAAAAAAAAGAGGACTCGTTTAAAATGCGGCTAAAAGTTTTCAACGCTTCGACGAGCGCAAAGATTTTATACAGCTGAATCGCGCAACGCCGTCGATTTTACAGACAGCGATGACTGAATGCTCTCGACTGTATCATTCTAAATCTCAATTAAGATAAAAGTTTTCCGAGTACAATGCGCACGAAGTTGTATCTAAAAATTGCCAAACTCGCACAAAAGAACGGCGGGAGTATCGCGCACGGCGTGGAAAAATCGAGTCGGCGGCGGAGAGGATATAAAAAGCGCGCGGCGTTTTGTGTGAGTGCCCGCGAGCGATTTCGCTCCGTTATTCTTCCTActcccgtctctctctctctctctctttctcttctatTCCATATTCCATAGCTCGCGATCTAGGCACGCCGTGATTCTGCTCTTTTGTATGGGAGTCGCAGTCGGTGCCGTTTATACTTACGGCTTTTTTCGCGGCCGGTTATATgttccctctcttttttcggCTAAACGCGCTCCCGCGGCGATCGGGATCAACTCGGACGCGAGGCTGCTCCGCGTGAGTCACGCATATAATTAGCGGGCTGCGATGCTTTTCGTATATAATACAGCTCTTTACAGTTTGTATGTTTGAATAAAATGAGGCATTTGTTATTTATCGTTTCTTCAAATACAATTAATCATTTCATTTTATGCGTGAAATAAGGCAGATTCGAAAATAACTTTGATCAATTATACAATAGACATTTTTTCGTGCCTCGAGCAAATTGCGTGCGCGATGATGAACCGTCGCAGAATGTACGCCCGGCGTATTATAATCGTAGCAATTAATTAGCATCAATCAATAATAATCTTCCTGATTAATCGGTCGGCAGGAAGTGTGCGAATAAACTACTGGACGCACCCTTGCATTTATTGTTGCGGCTTCCATATCCTCCTCATTGAAGAAATTCTAAAGATTTATGTAACACGCTCGCGCAGGGCGAGTCGATAAACGTCGACTCGTTTGACGGCTTGTGTGACGCGTTTCGAGCGCAAAATTCATTTGATTGGAATTTAAATTCGAAAATAACTTTGTCGCTATAtacgatacacacacacacaaaggcGAGAGCTCCATTGCAAACCCCATCGGACATACTTCACTTAGAGGGTGGTTCCCTGCGCGAGAGCTCCTTTCAAAGACACGATCGCGCCCATGACGTCATGCTGCAGAAGGAGAGGCTCCTTTCTGCAAACCGACAGGAAGGAAGTTTTTACGAGCCATAAAAAGGCGCGCAGAGTGTGCGCAAAAGCTTCAAAATCCTTTGATCGAATCCATTTCGCTGCGTAGTTTAGTCGCGCGAGTTTTCGACAAAAATTATCAGAGCACAATGTTTCCAGCGCGAGCCAGCGgggtaaataaaaatacgcaGACCCTCTTCGCCAGCTCTCAAACACGGCGCACTTTACTCGTGCGGCGTCCGTTTGTCGTCGGGTCTTTGTGCGCGTCGTCGGCGGTAAAGCAGCATCAGAGGGGGGCGCGATGACGAATCAGGAGCTGCGGCGCCGCTCGGAAAATCTATAAGTCACGAGCATGCCAGTCTCTGCACGCAGGAGCAGCGCTTCGTCTTTAGCACGTATACGCGCAGGGGATGACGGGGATGCGGGTCGCGATTAAGCGAGATGGAAATGAAGCCTGCGGCCGGGGGAGGATTTTTACGACGAGCCTGTGCTGGGGTGCTGTACACTGCCGAGAGATATTGATACTTTTTCGGGGGTCAGCGAGACGCGCTCGTTTGCAATTATTAGTTGGGGAGCTGAGGGAGTGTTTTGTGTAAAGTTCGTTATGATCGATGGGCTTTCGGGCGCTAATGAGGATTCAAGGAAGATGCGTTCCGTTAGGGTATCTGGAGCGCGACGCGCCGCTACCGAAAAACGAGAGGTTGGCTTTTAAGTGGAAAATGCGGTGCTTGGCAGGACGCGTGCATTTTCTTGCGGGccttttgaaattcaaacgGCGTCGCCGCGCTGCAAATTGCTCACCTCGCTGTGTACATTTTTAACGAGGGCATTGCCTCTCCTTCTGTTACAGAGCGCGCAAAACAGGCTGCTGATTAAGAATGGCAAAGTCGTCAACGAGGACGGCATCTTCGACGCCGACGTCTACGTCGAGGACGGCATCATCAAGTGAGTTTTCGCTCGATAAAATTACACGATGAAGAACCGGCGTGTCATCCTCCCGGAATATATCGCAGCTTATCGAGTCCTTGCGATATAGCAGACAATATCGACCCTTTCTGACTTGCTTTTTGCCAATTTCGAGGTCGCCGCAGAGAACCGATAGGCTGAGTGATTCAGCTGAGATAGAaacaagaaacaaaaaaatgtgtatAACAATCCTCTGTTCGCTTCGCAGGCAGCTCGGACGCAACCTGATAATCCCAGGCGGCACGAGGACGATAGACGCGCGCGGCAAGTACGTGATGCCCGGCGGCATCGACCCGCACACGCACTTCGAGTTCGAGCTCTTCCAGGGCACGACGAGCGTCGACGACTTCTACCAGGGCACCAAGGCCGCGGTGGCCGGCGGCACCACCATGATCATCGACTTCGCCATACCCAAGCCCGACGAGGGCCTGCTCGAGGCCTACGAGAGGTACAGGATGATCGCCGATGAGAAGGTCTGCTGCGACTACGCGCTTCACGTCGGCGTCACCAGCTGGACTGCCAAGGTGAGTACGAGTCTACTACAAGCCGCATTTCCCTGAGCTGAGAACAATCGGAAGCGCGAGCCTGAAAAGCAGCGCACTCGCGCCTAATTGGAGAAAACGCCGCGAGAGAGTTTCTGAAACGCTAATCCGGATGTGTTCCTGGCTTCCTTAATTTTCGATCGCGTGCAGTCGAGCCGTCCGTGCGAACCGCGTTGAGTTGCCGCTCCAGAGCTGATGCGACCTCGACTCGTCTCTCGCGACGACACGGCGATCGTGCAGTTTTGCTCGCTTTCGACGACTCTGCGAGGCAGCGGTTTGGAAAGGCCGCTCTTGACTCTCAAAAATGCAATCGAGTCGgctttcaaatttttaaaaaatcgattcgGCGCATATAAGAAAGGGGCTTCGCTGTTAACAGCCCCGGGATCAATAGCGCGATTAGTCTTAATAACTATGTTGGAAAGCGTATTTCCCAAATGCAAATGGTATATGACAAACTTTTTCAACGCCAACAGACCCGAGAGGAGATGGCGACGCTGGTCCAGCAGCACGGCGTCAACAGCTTCAAGTTCTTCATGGCGTACCGCGACCTCTTCATGCTGAGGGATCCGGAGCTCATCGAGGCGTTCAAGGTCTGCAAGAGCCTCGGCGCCGTGGCTATGGTTCACGCCGAAAACGGCGATCTCATATACGAGGTGCGTATTCAGTCAGTCAGCTCGTAGTTATGCTTATAGCAGTTGCGGAATGCCACAGACGAGCGATTAATTGTTCGCCGAGGGACGGTCTTTGAATCGATATTCACGCCAAAGTCAAATGGATCAGAAATTTCCGCTGTGCGCGCGGCAACGCGCAGCtgataaaatgaatttttgatCGCTAGATCAACGCATATACGGATCGGAAGATCCGCGATAAACTTCTGACACCGCGTATGAGCGGAGAGATACGAGTTATCGCGCTTTTTCCCCATAACATTGACATTTGTTTACCAACAAGTGATGTGTAACGTGTCGTTCGATTGCAGAACACGAAGAAGCTGCTGGCGGCAGGTGTGACCGGGCCCGAAGGCCACGAGATGTCCCGGCCCGAGGAGGTCGAGGCGGAAGCGGTCAACCGGGCTTGCGTCATTGCTAACCAGGTGAGTCTAATGGcatggctctctctctctatatatatatatacacacacagcagtAGCATTTCCGAGATGGAACACGCCGGATGTAGCTTTGCTGTCTCTTAACGATTGCTTATTGTATGATTGGATCGTCCATATCTATCCGTGCCGTTCCATCTCGACTATTATTGTTACATTTCCTTGTTTACTCCATACTCCCCGTTTTCCTCTTCCTCGTCTATTTTCGTTCTTCTCGCTATATCGATGTCTCGCTTACTGTATATGTTCGATTTCATTCAATATATTACTTGGCAGTGCATACACATGAGTATCGTgcttttttgcattttttgtacCTTTATAAGCATGATGCACTTGTAGTCTAAACACGACTCTGTAGAAGAGTCAACGACTCCGCTGCGAGTGCACTTACCTTCGGAACGATTTTTTCCGCGGGTGCATGTGGTTACACCGCAAACGTTTATCCGTCGACGGGATGCATAAAACTTTAAGCTCGTGCACGCTCTCTATACGCCTTCTTATCTCTCCGCAAGAATGTTATCGGCTCAGAGTCCGCGTAGTTTTTTTtcacttctctctccctctcggtaAACTTCCTTCTCTAAATATCCACGTTTGTATGCGCGTTAGAATTGATCGTGAAATCGCGAGAGAAAAGACCGCGCTCGCCTTATCTTCTACTGTTCGCTGAAAAGCAGAGCTCGAAAAAAGAGGAAGCGCCGCGCGAGAAAAGTGTGCCAAATTGCTCTCGTTAACGATAAGCACCGAAGAGTAGTGGTATATAATATTGGTATATACGTGTACCGCGGCAGGCCATTGAAAGTGAGAGGAGGAGAGCGAAGTACGTAAAGCGAAACGAAAGAGAACGAAAAGGAAGACGAAGAAGCGGAGGGGAACTGGCTCTGGTGCGTTGCGCGATGGGCAGAAAGCGATTGATTTATTATATTGACTTTTGGAGAAAAGTACTCGCGCGTTTTGTACAGTTTGAGATACATTATActattatagtattattataGCAATCCGTTTCGAGTTACCGCGAACACTGGAGAGCACTAGGAAGGTCGGAGAGGATCGAGGGCGTATTATGTTCGTGAAAAATCGAGAACGGCGTTTAATTAAGGAGAATGTGACACCCATCATGGAGCCCTTCCTGGGCCGTTCCACTTACGCGATTAAGTTCTATCAGTGCGTTTATTAAACGAGTAGACTGCAACAATCTGCGGGGTGAACATTGCGAGTGGGATCGTCCACTCTGCTCGTTCCACGTATTAACGACGATTCCGAGCTTTCCCATTCTGATTAACCTGCCCATCGAGTAACAACGCCAGACTCACCCGCACCAAACAAAAGAagcaaaaaagaaaggaaaaccGAATGATCTGCATCtcgcgttgaaaaaaaaaataggtcGCATGCCCGCTGTACGTGGTGCACGTGATGAGCCGGAGCGCGGCGGAGGAGGTCGAGAAGGCGCGTCGTCGTGGCGTCTGCGTCTGGGGCGAGACCCTCGCGGCGGCCCTCGGAGCGGACGGTAGCAACTACCAGCACCGCTGCTGGAGGCATGCCGCCGGACACGTGCTCAGCCCACCCCTCAGGCCCGACCCCGACACTCCGCTGGAGCTCATGAAGAAGCTCAACTCGTGAGTATAACATTCGTTGACTTTTCTTTGGGCGCAGATGCCTTTCTTTTCAGGATCCACGTCGAGAGCGGAGCGCGATATGGTTTgtatttttgatgaaaaattcCTATCGCTGCGAGTAGAGAGATACGTATCCGGCAACCGAATCACGTCGGCGCGCGCCAGCGAAAGAAAAGCGCAGGAAAGAAAGAGACGCTAATCTGCAATGCAAGTACCCCATCTCAGAGCTAAACCGGCAACTTTTTCCCGGCTCGCCAAAAGCAGCAGACGCGCGACCAGTAGATATAACGTACAACGACGCGGCTGCAAGAAAGCGCGAGAAAATCGTCCCCGGGCGACAACACTCGCGACTTTCCGCGTCTCTCGCGTACTGTATACAGCAgacgcacacgcacgcacacactctcTGCACGCGTATCTCTCGCGAGTTGCACCGCGCGATAGAGAGAAGCCTGTAGGCCGGGGCTCGCTTTTAGCCATTAATGGAGACGCTCGAGATTTCTC
The sequence above is a segment of the Nasonia vitripennis strain AsymCx chromosome 3, Nvit_psr_1.1, whole genome shotgun sequence genome. Coding sequences within it:
- the LOC100119994 gene encoding dihydropyrimidinase isoform X1, which codes for MSTPVKKVPIHLQSAQNRLLIKNGKVVNEDGIFDADVYVEDGIIKQLGRNLIIPGGTRTIDARGKYVMPGGIDPHTHFEFELFQGTTSVDDFYQGTKAAVAGGTTMIIDFAIPKPDEGLLEAYERYRMIADEKVCCDYALHVGVTSWTAKTREEMATLVQQHGVNSFKFFMAYRDLFMLRDPELIEAFKVCKSLGAVAMVHAENGDLIYENTKKLLAAGVTGPEGHEMSRPEEVEAEAVNRACVIANQVACPLYVVHVMSRSAAEEVEKARRRGVCVWGETLAAALGADGSNYQHRCWRHAAGHVLSPPLRPDPDTPLELMKKLNSDGLQVTGSDNCTFNADQKAIGKDDFSKIPNGVNGVEDRMSVVWEKGVHAGIMDPSRFVAVTSTNAAKIFNLYPKKGVIAVGSDADIVVWDPSRKRTISAQTHHQAVDFNIFEGMEVHGVPEYVVVGGRVCVDECDVKAVHGFGKFVESLPYPGYVYEAVEEREKQPRGVARSEADARKFAEEDAAFARAREAARKAKAAAEAAAAVSQNNGHTNGTHYEPARPNTIPCTPTLPNSAVATPSVKGPRMEGQRNLQDSTFSISEDSKEASRSCIRVNNPPGGRSAGGFW